The following coding sequences lie in one Phycicoccus duodecadis genomic window:
- a CDS encoding O-succinylhomoserine sulfhydrylase, with translation MPLPDDARARTLAVRGGLSRSGFDETAEALYLTSGFVYESAAQAESAFKDEVDHYIYSRYGNPTVSMFEDRLSLLEGAEACFATASGMSAVFTAMAALCGAGDRVVASRALFGSCFVILDEILPRWGVETVFVDGTDLDQWRGALATPTTAVFFETPSNPMQELVDIAAVAELAHAAGARVVVDNVFGTPVFSHPLAHGADIVVYSATKHIDGQGRVLGGAVLGPADFVRGPVKNLMRHTGPSMSAFNAWVLTKGLETLDLRVRAMAGSALSLATTLERWQGEGRGLRRVVYPHLASHPQHELALRQLQGGAGTVLTLEVEGGKDAAFAMLDAFRIVDISNNLGDAKSMTTHPATTTHRRLSPEARAEVGITDGTVRISVGLEDVDDLTADLDRALAAAEATLDTGRR, from the coding sequence GTGCCCCTGCCCGACGACGCCCGCGCGCGCACCCTCGCCGTCCGGGGTGGCCTGAGCCGCAGCGGTTTCGACGAGACCGCCGAGGCGCTGTACCTCACCTCGGGGTTCGTCTACGAGTCCGCCGCCCAGGCCGAGTCCGCCTTCAAGGACGAGGTCGACCACTACATCTACAGCCGCTACGGCAACCCCACGGTGTCGATGTTCGAGGACCGGCTGAGCCTGCTCGAGGGTGCCGAGGCCTGCTTCGCCACCGCGTCCGGGATGTCGGCCGTCTTCACCGCGATGGCCGCGCTGTGCGGTGCCGGTGACCGGGTCGTGGCCTCACGGGCCCTCTTCGGCTCGTGCTTCGTCATCCTCGACGAGATCCTGCCGCGCTGGGGGGTGGAGACCGTGTTCGTCGACGGCACCGACCTCGACCAGTGGCGCGGGGCGCTGGCGACGCCGACCACGGCGGTGTTCTTCGAGACCCCCAGCAACCCGATGCAGGAGCTCGTCGACATCGCCGCCGTCGCCGAGCTGGCCCACGCCGCCGGCGCCCGGGTGGTCGTCGACAACGTGTTCGGCACGCCGGTCTTCAGTCACCCGCTGGCCCACGGTGCCGACATCGTCGTGTACTCGGCGACCAAGCACATCGACGGCCAGGGCCGCGTCCTCGGCGGGGCCGTCCTGGGCCCGGCCGACTTCGTGCGCGGTCCGGTCAAGAACCTGATGCGGCACACCGGGCCGTCGATGTCGGCGTTCAACGCGTGGGTGCTGACCAAGGGCCTCGAGACCCTCGACCTGCGGGTGCGGGCCATGGCCGGCAGCGCGCTCAGCCTGGCGACCACCCTCGAACGTTGGCAGGGCGAGGGGCGCGGGCTCCGCCGCGTCGTGTACCCGCACCTCGCGAGCCACCCCCAGCACGAGCTCGCGCTGCGCCAGCTCCAGGGCGGCGCCGGCACCGTGCTCACCCTCGAGGTCGAGGGCGGCAAGGACGCGGCCTTCGCGATGCTCGACGCCTTCCGGATCGTCGACATCTCGAACAACCTCGGCGACGCGAAGTCGATGACCACCCACCCCGCCACCACCACGCACCGCCGGCTCTCGCCCGAGGCGCGCGCCGAGGTGGGTATCACCGACGGCACCGTGCGCATCTCCGTCGGTCTCGAGGACGTCGACGACCTCACCGCCGACCTCGACCGGGCCCTGGCCGCCGCCGAGGCCACCCTGGACACCGGCCGCCGCTGA
- a CDS encoding SRPBCC family protein: MPSRDVVSVQRLIPAPPEPIFDLLVDPAGHARIDGGGSVQGARSGGRRLGLGDRFGMDMKIGLPYRTSNTVVELEENRRIAWQTLAEGPASPFLGGRIWRYVLEPVEGGTLVTESWDITKEAAPSKLFVRRMEPMTRRNMAATLERIDEIVTAAA, from the coding sequence ATGCCCTCCCGCGACGTCGTCTCCGTCCAGCGCCTCATCCCGGCGCCTCCCGAGCCCATCTTCGACCTGCTCGTCGACCCGGCCGGCCACGCCCGCATCGACGGGGGCGGCTCGGTGCAGGGCGCCCGCAGCGGCGGGCGGCGCCTCGGCCTCGGCGACCGCTTCGGGATGGACATGAAGATCGGGCTGCCCTACCGCACGAGCAACACCGTGGTCGAGCTCGAGGAGAACCGGCGCATCGCCTGGCAGACCCTGGCCGAGGGGCCGGCCTCGCCGTTCCTGGGCGGTCGCATCTGGCGCTACGTGCTCGAGCCCGTCGAGGGCGGCACCCTGGTGACCGAGAGCTGGGACATCACGAAGGAGGCCGCGCCGAGCAAGCTGTTCGTGCGCCGGATGGAGCCGATGACGCGCCGGAACATGGCCGCCACCCTCGAGCGCATCGACGAGATCGTCACCGCCGCGGCGTGA
- a CDS encoding rhodanese-like domain-containing protein, translating to MSYAGDVTPEEAFAAATGPDDALLVDVRTQAEWTYVGVPDLAGAGREVAFVEWSRYPDGALNGAFVDEVRAAGLEAGRPVYLLCRSGVRSRAAAEALTAAGLGPAYNVVDGFEGPHDPEQHRTVGGWKNSGLPWRQG from the coding sequence ATGAGCTACGCAGGTGACGTCACTCCGGAGGAGGCGTTCGCGGCGGCCACCGGCCCCGACGACGCCCTGCTCGTCGATGTGCGTACGCAGGCCGAGTGGACCTACGTCGGCGTGCCCGACCTGGCCGGCGCCGGCCGCGAGGTGGCGTTCGTCGAGTGGTCGCGCTACCCGGACGGTGCCCTCAACGGCGCCTTCGTCGACGAGGTACGCGCCGCCGGACTCGAGGCCGGTCGGCCCGTGTACCTGCTGTGCCGCAGCGGAGTCCGGTCCCGCGCGGCCGCCGAGGCCCTGACGGCCGCGGGCCTCGGCCCGGCCTACAACGTCGTCGACGGGTTCGAGGGGCCGCACGACCCCGAGCAGCACCGCACCGTCGGCGGGTGGAAGAACTCCGGTCTCCCGTGGCGGCAGGGCTGA
- a CDS encoding oxygenase MpaB family protein: MTVIDGIGRAAQRRLGHALRARVAGDDASERAAVIWGRAGERWFTPEDPVWRVHADAAMFPGGVAALLLQSLHPSAMAGVAGHSGYRGDPWGRLQRTSGFLATTTFGTVEDAEAAIARVRGIHERVRGKDDDGVAYRASDPDLLRWVHVAEAWSFLTAYQRYAADPLTAAESDLYVEQAARVARLLGATDVPTDVAGLLAALDGYRPVLRATSAAQDAASFLLLDPPLPWTARPGYALIASGGVAILPGWVRRELRLPVPDPVAGAAGLLGLVGTRTVRWAMAGVAEERRVTPRR; encoded by the coding sequence GTGACGGTGATCGACGGCATCGGCCGGGCGGCGCAGCGGCGCCTCGGGCACGCCCTGCGAGCACGGGTGGCGGGCGACGACGCGAGCGAGCGGGCCGCCGTCATCTGGGGCCGGGCCGGCGAGCGGTGGTTCACCCCCGAGGACCCCGTGTGGCGGGTGCACGCCGACGCCGCGATGTTCCCGGGCGGGGTGGCCGCGCTGCTCCTGCAGTCGCTGCACCCGTCGGCCATGGCCGGCGTGGCCGGGCACAGCGGCTACCGCGGCGACCCCTGGGGCCGCCTGCAGCGCACCTCGGGCTTCCTGGCCACGACCACCTTCGGCACCGTCGAGGACGCCGAGGCCGCGATCGCGCGGGTGCGCGGCATCCACGAGCGGGTCCGCGGCAAGGACGACGACGGCGTGGCCTACCGCGCGTCCGACCCCGACCTGCTGCGCTGGGTGCACGTCGCCGAGGCCTGGAGCTTCCTCACCGCCTACCAGCGCTACGCGGCCGACCCGCTGACGGCCGCCGAGTCCGACCTGTACGTCGAGCAGGCGGCCCGGGTCGCGCGGCTGCTCGGGGCCACGGACGTGCCCACCGACGTGGCCGGCCTGCTGGCCGCCCTCGACGGGTACCGGCCGGTGCTGCGCGCCACCAGCGCGGCCCAGGACGCGGCGAGCTTCCTGCTGCTCGACCCTCCACTGCCGTGGACGGCGCGCCCCGGCTACGCGCTGATCGCCTCGGGTGGCGTCGCGATCCTGCCGGGATGGGTGCGCCGTGAGCTGCGGCTGCCGGTGCCGGACCCCGTAGCGGGCGCGGCGGGGCTGCTGGGCCTGGTCGGCACGCGTACGGTGCGCTGGGCCATGGCCGGTGTCGCCGAGGAGCGGCGGGTCACGCCGCGGCGGTGA